In Stutzerimonas stutzeri, the sequence TTATGCGGCGCCATCGGCGTGGTCGGGAAGCCCTTGCGCTTGCCGAGCACGATGCACGCCACCAGACCAGCGATACCGGCATTGATATGCACCACGGTGCCACCGGCGAAATCGAGCACGCCCCAGTCCCACAGCAGGCCGCCGTCGCCGCCCCAGACCATGTGGGCAATCGGCGCATAGACCAGAGTGAACCAGACGCCCATGAACACCAGCATCGCGGAGAATTTCATGCGCTCGGCGAAGGCACCGACGATCAGCGCCGGGGTGATGATGGCGAAGGTCATTTGGAAGGTGATGAACACACTTTCCGGCACGCTGCCGGTGAGGCTGTCGGGCGTCAGGCCGCTGAGAAAGGCACGCCCGAGACCGCCGACGAAGGAATTGAGGTTGGTGACGCCTGCTTCCATGCCAGCCGTGTCGAATGCCAGGCTGTAACCGTAGACCATCCAGAGGATGCTCATCAGGCCGGTGATGGCGAAGCACTGCATCATCACCGAGAGAATGTTCTTGGATCGGACCATGCCGCCGTAGAACAGCGCCAGGCCTGGAATCGTCATGAACAGCACCAGCGCGGTGGCTGTGAGCATCCATGCGGTATCGCCGGAATCAAGCGTTGCCTCCTGTGCCATGGCGATGCCGGGGCTTATCAGAGACAAAAGGGCTCCTAGCCCTGCGAATTTTCGCAGAGTCATGGTTTTACTCCTGGGGCGTGGGGTTCGTAGGCCTGCCTAGCAGGCAATCGCAAATGCTCGGTGGCGCGTGGCGTTGGATTGGCGTTACCGCCGAGTCCTCGGCTTGCGACGCGCCGGGCCGTCAGATTGCGTCGGTATCGGTTTCGCCTGTGCGGATGCGAATGGCCTGTTCCAGATTCACGACGAAGATCTTGCCGTCGCCGATCTTGCCGGTGTTGGCCGCCTTGGTGATGGCCTCGATCACCCGATCGAGCTGATCATCGGCGATGGCCACGTCGATCTTCACTTTCGGCAGGAAGTCGACCACGTATTCGGCTCCGCGGTAGAGCTCGGTATGGCCCTTCTGGCGACCGAAGCCCTTGACCTCGGTGACCGTGATGCCCTGAACGCCAATCTCGGACAGCGACTCGCGCACGTCGTCCAGCTTGAACGGCTTGATGATGGCAGTGACTAGTTTCATGAAAACTTCTCCCGTTTAGGTGGACTTGCCCCAGAAGTACGAACCCGGCTCAAGTCTAAGCGCAGTGTCTGGCTCTTGTAACGCGCCGACGTAGCGGAGCGACCTTCCGACACCATCAACCAATCCGACGAAACGTCCCGAATCGCCCATGCACCGCAACCTGTCGATGCATGCGTCATGACGAGCCAAGCAGAATCGGTGCCAATTCTCAAAAGCCGCCGAGTTTGCGCGGCGCGCACGCCTGTCGCGGCTGCAACGCGAGCCGCAGCGGCTTCGTCATGCACCAGCTTGGTGCCTGGCGGGATGTCCTCGTGCACCCAAACGGGGACGACGCGCGGAAAAGGCCCCGCATGAGGCCGTGCTACACTGCCAGCCGCTCAGAACACAGGTGATTCGCATGTTCCCGCCCAAAGCTTTCCTCGATGCCGTCGGCGCCCAGGCCTCGCGCCTGTTCAATGGAGAAAACCCCTTGCCCCGTGCTGAAATCGAAGCCCAGCTCAAGGGCATCGTGCAGAGCGCGTTGAGCAAGCTCGACGTGGTCAGCCGAGAGGAATTCGACGGCCAGATGGTCGTGCTGGCCCGCACCCGCGCGCGTCTCGAGGCACTGGAAGCCAAGGTTGCCGAACTGGAAGACAAGCTAACGCCACCCACCACGGAGTAATCCGGTGGCAACGATCAAAGGAGTGATCGAATGTCCCTTGCAATCGTCCACAGCCGCGCACAGGTCGGCGTGGAGGCGCCTGCCGTCACGGTCGAGGCGCATCTGGCCAACGGCCTGCCCTCGCTGGCCCTGGTCGGCCTGCCGGAAACCGCCGTCAAGGAAAGCAAGGATCGCGTGCGCAGCGCGATCCTGACCGCCGGCTTCGATTTTCCCGCCCGTCGCATCACGCTCAACCTCGCCCCCGCCGACCTGCCCAAGGACGGCGGCCGCTTCGACCTCGCCATAGCGCTGGGTATTCTCGCCGCCAGCGCGCAGATTCCCGGTGAGCGCCTGGACAGCCTCGAATGCCTCGGCGAACTGGCGCTCTCCGGGGCGTTGCGACCGGTGCAAGGGGTGTTGCCCGCCGCCTTGGCGGCGCGCAAGGCCGGACGCGCACTGCTGGTGCCCAGGGCCAATGCCGAAGAAGCCAGCCTGGCGTCGGGCCTGGTGGTCTACGCCGCCGATCACCTGCTCGAGGTCGCCGCCCATTTCAACGGCGCGACGCCGATCGAGCCCTTCCAGGCGCAGGGGCTGCTGCGCCAGGTGCTGCCCTACCCCGACCTCGCCGACGTGCAGGGCCAGCAAGCCGCCAAGCGCGGCCTGCTGGTCGCCGCGGCCGGCGCCCATAACCTGCTGTTTTCCGGCCCGCCAGGTACCGGAAAGACGCTGCTGGCCAGCCGCTTGCCCGGGCTGTTGCCGCCTTTGCAGGAGCAGGAAGCGCTGGAGGTCGCGGCGATCCATTCGGTGGCCAGCCAATCGCCCCTGGAGCATTGGCCGCAACGCCCTTTTCGCCAGCCCCATCACAGTGCATCCGGGCCGGCACTGGTCGGCGGCGGCAGCCGGCCGCGCCCCGGTGAGATCACCCTGGCGCACCAGGGCGTGCTTTTCCTGGACGAGCTGCCCGAATTCGATCGCAAGGTGCTCGAGGTGCTCCGCGAGCCGCTGGAGTCGGGGTGTATCGTCATCGCCCGCGCGCGGGACAAGGTGCGTTTTCCGGCGCGATTCCAGCTGGTGGCCGCGATGAATCCCTGCCCTTGCGGCTACCTGGGCGATCCCAGTGGCCGCTGTCGCTGCTCGCCCGATCAGATCCAACGCTACCGCGGCAAGCTGTCCGGTCCGCTGCTCGATCGTATCGACTTGCACCTGACGGTCGCTCGCGAGGCCACCGCACTGAATGCACCGCCCACCGGCGGCGAAACCACCGTCGAAGTCGCCGCCAAGGTCGCCGAGGCACGGCGCATCCAGTTGCAGCGCCAAGGCTGCGCCAATGCCTTCCTCGACCTCACCGGGCTGCGCAGCCATTGCCAGCTGCAACCGCAGGATCAGCAGTGGTTGGAGCGCGCCTGCGAGCGTCTCGGCCTGTCATTGCGCGCGGCGCACCGGATCCTGAAAGTCGCGCGCACCCTGGCCGATCTGCAGCAAGCGACTTCGATCGGTCGTGCGCACCTGGCCGAAGCCCTGCAATATCGCCCCGGAAGCCAGGCAGGCTGAGCCGCACGCCCCTCCCGGGCCTCGTCCGAAACGCAACAAACCGGCTGCAAATCAAGCATTCGCGCGGTCACAACCTGGGCAAGCCAGCCCGGTGGCCGCCCTGCCTGGCCGGTCGGACGCGGACCGATATGTTAGATTGCGCCCTCTTCGCCACAGGCGGCCACTCCCCAATCGGTAATCCAAGGAGCGCAGCATGGAGGCAAACACGTCTTCACCCCCTACCCTCAACCCCCCCGTTTTCTACGGCTCTGCCGTTCTGATTCTGATGCTGGTGATCTACAGCGTCGCCGTCCCCGAACAGGCTCAACGCATCTTCAGCGATGTCCAGGCCTGGATCATCGCCAACGTCAGCTGGCTGTACATCCTGGCCGTAGCAGTCATTCTGTTGATGGTCGTGTTGCTGGCGCTCAGCCGGTACGGAGACATCAAGCTCGGCCCCGATCACAGTGAGCCCGACTACAGCCACCTGACCTGGTTCTCCATGCTGTTCTCGGCGGGCATGGGCATCGGCCTGATGTTCTTCGGTGTCGCCGAGCCGGTGATGCACTTCCTCTCGCCCCCGGTTGGCGAGGGCGGCACGGCGGTGGCCGCACGCGACGCGATGAAAATCACCTTCTTCCACTGGGGCCTGCACGCCTGGGCCATCTACGCCATCGTGGCGATGATTCTGGCCTATTTCAGCTTCCGCCAGGGATTGCCGCTGACCCTGCGCTCGGCCCTGTATCCCCTGATCGGCGAGCGCATTCACGGGCCGATGGGGCACGCCGTGGATATTTTCGCCATCATCGGCACGGTACTCGGCGTCGCGACATCCCTGGGCCTGGGCGTCACCCAGATCAACACCGGACTGAACCATCTCTATGGGCTGCCGGTGTCCATACCGGTGCAGATCGCGCTGATTGCCGGCACCACCTTGCTGGCGACCATTTCCGTGGTCACCGGGCTGGACAAGGGCGTGCGGCGGCTGTCGGAGCTGAACCTGTCGCTGGCCGTGCTGTTGTTGCTGCTGGTGCTGATCGCCGGCCCGACGGTGTTCATCCTGCAGACGTTCGTGCAGAACACCGGCAACTACTTTTCGCAGATCGTCACCGCGACGTTCAATCTGTACGCCTACGAACCGAACGACTGGATCGGCGGCTGGACCTTGTTCTACTGGGGCTGGTGGCTGGCCTGGTCGCCCTTTGTCGGCCTGTTCATCGCGCGCATCTCGCGCGGCCGCACGATTCGCGAGTTCGTCACCGGCGTGCTGCTGGTACCGACCGCCTTCACCCTGCTGTGGATGACCGTGTTCGGCGACACCGCGATCCACATGATTCTCTGGGATCACGTCACCAGTCTCGGCGAAGCCATCGAGCGGGACAGCTCACTGGCGCTGTTCGCTTTCCTCGAGCACTTCCCGTTCGCCGCGCTGCTGTCGCTGATCGCCATCATCATGGTGGTGGTGTTCTTCGTCACCTCGGCCGACTCTGGCGCGCTGGTGGTGGACATGCTCGCCTCTGGCGGCGAGGGCCAGACGCCCGTCTGGCAACGCGTGTTCTGGGCCGGATCCATGGGCGCGGTGGCCATTGCGCTGCTGCTGGCCGACGGCCTGACCGCCTTGCAGACGGCAACGATCGCCAGTGCCCTGCCCTTCACCCTGGTGCTGCTTTGCGCCATGTGGGGCCTGCTCAAGGCCTTGCGTGTCGACGCCACCAAGCAGGGGCTGCGTTATCAAGCACTGAACACCACCCCCACCGCCCCACAATCCGAAGGCGGCTGGCGGCGCCGGGTGCAGAACCTCACCAAGTACCCTCGCCGGCGCGACGTGGAGCGGTTCATCCGGAACGTCGCCGCGCCGGCCTGTGCCGCCGTGGCCGACGAGCTGCGCCAGCAGGGCTACGGCGTCGAGCTGACCAGCGGTGAAGACCAGCGGACCGGGCTGCAGATCACCCACGAGGGCGCGCCCGACTTCATCTATCAGATCCGCCCACGCGGCTATCCGATGCCAAGCTTCGTCGTCACCGAAGAAGGCGACGATGACGAACGCAACTACTACCGCGCCGAGGTGCATCTCAAGGAAGGCGGCCAGAACTACGATGTGATGGGCTGGAGCCAGGAGGGCGTCATCGGCGACATCCTCGACCAGTACGAGAAGCACATGCACTTCCTGCACATGGTCCGCTAGCGGCAGCAGGCGCCGGTCGCCGGGCACTACGCCCGGCGCCTGCCTCACATGCTCATCTGGGCCTCGTGCCCCTGAGCCAGGAACAGCTCCAGCTCCGCGAGCGGCAGCGGCTTGCTGATCAGATAGCCCTGCACCTGGTTGGCGCCATAGCGCTCCAGCAGCTTCAACTGCCCCGCTCGCTCCACCCCTTCGGCGACCACTTCCAGGCCCAGGTCATGGGCCAGGCTGATCATCGCCTGCACCAGACTGTTGTCCGCTTTGGCGCTGACGCCATCGACGAAGCTCTTGTCGATCTTCAGCAAGCTGATGGGCAGCCGACTCAGGTGCACGAAGGACGAGAAACCGGTGCCGAAATCGTCCAGCGAAAAGCGCACACCCAGCTCCGCCAGCGCGCTCATGGTGCCGCTGACCTGTTCGCTGCGGCGCATCACCGCGGTCTCGGTGAGCTCGAATTCGAGCCAACGGGGGTCGACGCCGCGCTCCTCGATCAGCCGTTGCAGGGTGATCAGCAATTGGCTGTCCTGGAACTGCCGAAACGACAGGTTGACCGCCATGTGCAGTTCGCCGGAACCCTTCTCGCGCAAGCTCTGCATATCGCGCAACGCCCGCGAAATCACCCAGTAGCCCAGCGGTACGATGAGCCCGCTCTCCTCGGCCATGGGGATGAACTCGTCCGGCGGCAGCAGGCCGCGCGAGGCATGCGGCCAGCGTACCAGCGCCTCCAACCCGACGATGCGACCGGTCTCCATACACAAACGCGGCTGATAGTGCAGTTCCAGATCATCGCGACGCAGCGCCCGGCGCAGTTCGCCCTCCAGATCCACCAGGCTGCTGGCGCTGCGGTTGACCCGTTCGTTGTGGAGATACCAGGTGCAGCCTTGCTTGGCCTTGGCCTGCCGCATGGCGACCTGCGCCAGCCATAACAGCTGATCGGCATCGGTATCGGCCTTGGCGTGGGCCAGCCCGAGGCTGCAGCCGAGCATCAGGCTTTCACCGTTGAGCCAGTAAGGCTCGGCCAATGCCTCCACCACCCGATCGGCGACCTGCTCGGCGCGCCCAGGATGGCGCCCGGTGTCGAGCAGCAGGCCGAACTCGTCGCCACCCAGCCGCGCGATGCGGTCCCCGACTTCCAGTTGCGCCTTCAGACGTGCCACCACTTGCAGGATCAAGCCGTCTCCAGCCTGGTGTCCGAGCGTCTCGTTGACCCGGCGGAAGTTGTCCAGATCGAGCAGCCCCAGGGCCAGGCCCGCGCCGTCGTGCTCGGCCAGTTCTCCTGTCAGCAGCAGCTGGAAGCCCTGCCGGTTGACGATCCCGGTCAACGGATCCTGCTCGGCCAGACGCCGCAAGGCGGCATTCAGGGCGCACCGTTCCCGTGCATAGCGCAGGCTGCGGCGTAACACATCGGCGCTGAACTGCGAGCTGACCAGCCAATCGGCGACGCCTTCGGGCGGCTCATCCGGCTCTTCATCGAGCAACAGAACGGTAGGACCGGGGAAACGCCCCGAAGCCGGGCGGTGGCGCGGCGTGGTGAACAGCAAGACGTGGCCCGCGTCGGCCAGATGCGCGGTGGCGGCAGGCCAGTCATCGGTAATCAGCAACAGGTGCTGGCTACGCAACGCGCGCAGCGCCGCATGCAGACGTTCGCCCCACTCGGGCTCGTCGGCCAGCAGAACCAGACGCATGGGTTGGATGGGCGCTGTCACGGTGTATTCCCGATTCGTGCGGAGCATGAGGAGCTTGGCCACCGTCGGCGCACTCCCTGTACGAAGCGCAACGGTGACTGAACAGCCTGAGGCGGTCACGGCGTGCATAGACTAGAGCATTCGGGCCCGTCCCTGGGTACGGCGGGCGACGACTGGTAGCGATAGGGGTCGGCCAACCTCATCTGACCGGGCGCGCCCTGCTAAACTCTCGCCCCCGCTTCAACAGACCAAACGAGAATGTCCCGACTCAACCCTCGGCAGCAGGAAGCCGTGAACTACGTCGGCGGCCCACTGCTGGTGCTCGCCGGCGCCGGCTCCGGCAAGACCAGCGTGATCACCCGCAAGATCGCCTACCTGGTGCAACAGTGCGGCATCCAGGCCCGCCACATCGTCGCCATGACCTTCACCAACAAGGCCGCGCGCGAGATGAAGGAGCGCGTCGGCACCCTGCTCAAGGGCGCCGAGGCGCGCGGTCTGACCGTGTCCACCTTCCATAACCTGGGCATGAACATCATCCGCAAGGAATATGCGCGTCTGGGCTACAAGCCCGGCTTCTCGATCTTCGATGACGGCGACATCAAGGCGCTGCTCACCGACATCATGCAGAAGGAATATTCCGGTGACGACGGCGCCGATGAGATCAAGAACACCATCGACAGCTGGAAGAACGACCTGATCCTGCCCGACGAGGCGTTGGCCAACGCGCGCAACCCCAAGGAGCAGACCGCTGCCATCGTCTACCTGCACTACCAGCGCACGCTCAAGGCGTACAACGCGGTGGACTTCAACGACCTGATCCTGCTGCCGGTCAAACTCTTCCAGGAGCATGCCGACATCTTGGAGAAGTGGCAGAACCGCATTCGTTACCTGCTGGTCGACGAATATCAGGACACCAACGCCAGCCAGTACCTGCTGGTCAAACTGCTGGTGGGCATGCGCAACCAGTTCACCGTGGTTGGCGATGACGACCAGTCGATCTACGCCTGGCGTGGCGCGCGCCCGGAAAACCTGATGCTGCTCAAAGAGGACTACCCGTCCCTGAAAGTGGTGATGCTGGAGCAGAACTACCGCTCCACCAGCCGCATCCTGAAATGCGCCAACATCCTCATCGCCAACAACCCGCACGTGTTCGAGAAGCAGCTGTGGTCGGAGATGGGCCATGGCGACGAGATCCGCGTGATCCGCACACGCAACGAGGACGCCGAGTGTGAGCGGGTGGCGCTTGAGATCCTCACCGAGCACCTGCGTACCCAGCGCCCCTATAGCGATTTCGCCATCCTCTACCGCGGCAACTACCAGGCCAAGCTGATGGAGCTGAAGCTGCAGCACCACCAGATTCCCTATCGCCTGTCGGGCGGCACCAGCTTCTTCGCCCGCCAGGAGGTGAAAGACCTGATGAGCTACTTCCGCCTGCTGGTCAACCCGGACGACGACAACGCCTTTCTGCGGGTGATCAACGTGCCGCGCCGCGAGATCGGCTCCACCACCCTGGAAAAACTCGGCAACTACGCCAGCGAGCGCGGCATCTCGATGTACGCCGCGTCCGACGAGATCGGCCTCGGCGCGCATCTCGATGCCCGCTACGCCGAGCGCCTGTCGCGCTTCAAGCACTGGATGGACAACGTGCGCCAGCAATGCGTGGTCAACGAGCCGATTGCCGCCATCCGCAGCATGGTGATGGACATCGACTACGAGAACTGGCTCAGGCAGAACGCCTCCAGCGACAAGGTGGCCGATGCGCGCATGGGCAACGTCTGGTTCCTCGTCGACGCGCTGAAGAGCACGCTGGAGAAGGACGAAGACGGCGAAATGACCATCGAGGACGCCATCGGCAAGCTGGTGCTGCGCGACATGCTCGAGCGCCAGCAGGAAGAGGAAGAAGGCGCCGAGGGTGTGCAGATGATGACCATGCACGCCTCCAAGGGCCTGGAATTTCCCTCGGTGTACATCATTGGCTTCGAGGAAGAGATCCTGCCGCACCGTTCCAGCATCGAGGCCGACACCATCGAGGAAGAACGGCGCCTGGCCTACGTCGGCATCACCCGCGCCAAACGCAACCTGGCGCTGACATTCGCCGCCAAGCGCAAGCAGTACGGCGAGGTGATCGACTGCACGCCGAGCCGCTTCCTCGACGAGCTGCCGCCGGAGGACCTGGTCTGGGAAGGCCAGGAAGATGCACCGGTGGAAGTAAAAGCAGCGCGCGGCAACGATGCATTGGCGGCGATGCGGGCGATGTTGAAGAAGTAGCGCCGCCCACGCGGCTGTAGGGTGGATCACGCTGCATCGATCCACCGGGTGGCGGCCCACTGGGTGGCGATTGACCGGCGGGCAATTCACCAGATGGCGCGGCACCGAGCGGGACCACGGTGGATGAAAAGAGCGTCATCCACCCTACAAGCTTCGCGCCGAGGGCGACGCTCCCACCTGTCCGCGACGCTTTTTCGTGGGAGCCGCGACCCCGCGGCGAATGCAGGCTGAGGGTGGATCACGCTGCACCGATCCACCGGGTGGCGGCCCACTGGGTGGCGATTGACCGGCGGGCAATTCACCAGATGGCGCGGCACCGAGCGGGACCACGGTGGATGAAAAGAGCGTCATCCACCCTACAAGCTTCGCGCCGAGGGCGACGCTCCCACCTGTCCGCGACGCTTTTTCGTGGGAGCCGCGACCCCGCGGCGAATGCAGGCTGAGGGTGGATCACGCTGCACCGATCCACCGGGTGGCGGCCCACCGGGTGGCGATTGACCGGCGGGCAATTCACCAGATGGCGCGGCACCGAGCGGGACCACGGTGGATGAAAAGAGCGTCATCCACCCTACAAGCTTCGCGCCGAGGGCGACGCTCCCACCTGTCCGCGACGCTTTTTCGTGGGAGCCGCGACCCCGCGGCGAATGCAGGCGAGGGTGGATCACGCTGCATCGATCCACCGGGTGGCGGTCCACCACGTGTCGCTCCACCGAGCGGGACCACGGTGGATGAAAAGAGCGTCATCCACCCTACAAGCTTCGCGCCGAGGGCGACGCTCCCACCTGTCCGCGACGCTTTTTCGTGGGAGCCGCGACCCCGCGGCGAATGCAGGCGAGGGTGGATCACGCTGCATCGATCCACCGGGTGGCGGTCCACCACGTGTCGCTCCACCGAGCGGGACCACGGTGGATGAAAAGAGCGTCATCCACCCTACCCATTGCCGACCGAGTAGCCGCTGGCGGGTGGTACACCACCGCTATGTCACGGTGGATGCACGAAGCGACATCCACCCTACGCCACCTTAACCGCTGACGATCGCCTCCAGCTCGCCGGCTGCCGTGCGCAGGCGCGGCACGAACGCCAACAGCGACTCCATTGAGCAACGAATCACCGGCGCGTGGGTGAACAGGCAGGCGCTCAGCTCGCCGCGGCCATCGCGCACCGGCACGGCGCAGGCGACCATGCCGTCGATGAATTCCTCCGAATCGGTCGCCAGATCCTCCTCACGAATCCGCACCAGGTCGTCGCGCAAGGCGCTGAGGTCAGTAAGGGTGTTGCGCGCCAGCTGGCGGATCGGCAGGCGCGGCAGGATGCGTTCGAGCTGGTCGTCCGGCAGCGACGCGAGGTAGAGCTTGCCGCTGGCAGTGCACCAGAGCGGCGTATGGCTGCCGATGGGCAGATTGATCTGCAGCGGCCAGTTGGTCTGCACCCGGTCGAAATACAGCATGTCCAGGCCATCGGGCACGGACAGGCCACAGGTTTCGCCAATCTCGTCGGACAGCTGACGCAGGATCGCCTGACGCAACGCCTTGTGCCGACCGCTGCCGAGGATGTTCACCGCCGTGGCATGCAGCCGATCGCCCGGCAGCAGACCGCCGCGCAAGCCGAACTGCAGGAAGCCTTCCTTTTCCAGCGTCTGCACCAGGCGGTGGGCGCTGGCCTTCGGAATATCCAGTTTTTCGGCCAACGCGCTGGGCGTCAGCGGCTCCGCGGCGCCGGCCACGGCTTCGATGATTTCCAGCACGCGGGTGATGGAGGAGCCTTTTTCACGAGGGGTACTGCGCATCGTCTGCCTTGTTGTTCAAAGAGTGGACCGCCATAGCGCGGAATGGGTGTATCGACGCATGTAGGTTGAACACGCTGGTGGGCTGAAGCCCACCCTACGCGCGTCTAATCATGATCCGCATCGAGAAATTCGCGCCCAGGGCGGATTACCTCTGCCCATACCATCTTCATCGAAGAAGAGAGGCGAACGCCCGCCGCCCGTGCATGCCCGGTTCGGTAGGGTGGGCTTCAGCCCACCAAGACGCCCCCTGCACATGCCTACTTCATGGTCGGCATGGAGAAGTCCGCCCCCGCGCGGATGCCGGTCGGCCAGCGGCGGGTCACGGTCTTCATGCGGGTGAAGAAACGCACGCCATCCGGGCCGTGCATGTTCAGCGGGCCGAATACCGAGCGTTTCCAACCGCCGAAGCAGTGGAAGGCCATGGGCA encodes:
- a CDS encoding IclR family transcriptional regulator; the protein is MRSTPREKGSSITRVLEIIEAVAGAAEPLTPSALAEKLDIPKASAHRLVQTLEKEGFLQFGLRGGLLPGDRLHATAVNILGSGRHKALRQAILRQLSDEIGETCGLSVPDGLDMLYFDRVQTNWPLQINLPIGSHTPLWCTASGKLYLASLPDDQLERILPRLPIRQLARNTLTDLSALRDDLVRIREEDLATDSEEFIDGMVACAVPVRDGRGELSACLFTHAPVIRCSMESLLAFVPRLRTAAGELEAIVSG
- a CDS encoding ammonium transporter; its protein translation is MTLRKFAGLGALLSLISPGIAMAQEATLDSGDTAWMLTATALVLFMTIPGLALFYGGMVRSKNILSVMMQCFAITGLMSILWMVYGYSLAFDTAGMEAGVTNLNSFVGGLGRAFLSGLTPDSLTGSVPESVFITFQMTFAIITPALIVGAFAERMKFSAMLVFMGVWFTLVYAPIAHMVWGGDGGLLWDWGVLDFAGGTVVHINAGIAGLVACIVLGKRKGFPTTPMAPHNLGLTLIGAAMLWIGWFGFNAGSSLAANGTAGMAMLVTQIATAAAALAWMFAEWVTHGKPSALGIASGVVAGLVAITPAAGTVGPMGALIIGLASGVICFFCATSLKRKLGYDDSLDAFGVHGVGGIVGALLTGVFAAPALGGFGEVDNIALQLWIQFKGVLFTVVYTAIVTFVILKAIDVVMGLRVSEEEETIGLDLSLHNERGYNL
- the glnK gene encoding P-II family nitrogen regulator codes for the protein MKLVTAIIKPFKLDDVRESLSEIGVQGITVTEVKGFGRQKGHTELYRGAEYVVDFLPKVKIDVAIADDQLDRVIEAITKAANTGKIGDGKIFVVNLEQAIRIRTGETDTDAI
- a CDS encoding YifB family Mg chelatase-like AAA ATPase, encoding MSLAIVHSRAQVGVEAPAVTVEAHLANGLPSLALVGLPETAVKESKDRVRSAILTAGFDFPARRITLNLAPADLPKDGGRFDLAIALGILAASAQIPGERLDSLECLGELALSGALRPVQGVLPAALAARKAGRALLVPRANAEEASLASGLVVYAADHLLEVAAHFNGATPIEPFQAQGLLRQVLPYPDLADVQGQQAAKRGLLVAAAGAHNLLFSGPPGTGKTLLASRLPGLLPPLQEQEALEVAAIHSVASQSPLEHWPQRPFRQPHHSASGPALVGGGSRPRPGEITLAHQGVLFLDELPEFDRKVLEVLREPLESGCIVIARARDKVRFPARFQLVAAMNPCPCGYLGDPSGRCRCSPDQIQRYRGKLSGPLLDRIDLHLTVAREATALNAPPTGGETTVEVAAKVAEARRIQLQRQGCANAFLDLTGLRSHCQLQPQDQQWLERACERLGLSLRAAHRILKVARTLADLQQATSIGRAHLAEALQYRPGSQAG
- the rep gene encoding DNA helicase Rep, translated to MSRLNPRQQEAVNYVGGPLLVLAGAGSGKTSVITRKIAYLVQQCGIQARHIVAMTFTNKAAREMKERVGTLLKGAEARGLTVSTFHNLGMNIIRKEYARLGYKPGFSIFDDGDIKALLTDIMQKEYSGDDGADEIKNTIDSWKNDLILPDEALANARNPKEQTAAIVYLHYQRTLKAYNAVDFNDLILLPVKLFQEHADILEKWQNRIRYLLVDEYQDTNASQYLLVKLLVGMRNQFTVVGDDDQSIYAWRGARPENLMLLKEDYPSLKVVMLEQNYRSTSRILKCANILIANNPHVFEKQLWSEMGHGDEIRVIRTRNEDAECERVALEILTEHLRTQRPYSDFAILYRGNYQAKLMELKLQHHQIPYRLSGGTSFFARQEVKDLMSYFRLLVNPDDDNAFLRVINVPRREIGSTTLEKLGNYASERGISMYAASDEIGLGAHLDARYAERLSRFKHWMDNVRQQCVVNEPIAAIRSMVMDIDYENWLRQNASSDKVADARMGNVWFLVDALKSTLEKDEDGEMTIEDAIGKLVLRDMLERQQEEEEGAEGVQMMTMHASKGLEFPSVYIIGFEEEILPHRSSIEADTIEEERRLAYVGITRAKRNLALTFAAKRKQYGEVIDCTPSRFLDELPPEDLVWEGQEDAPVEVKAARGNDALAAMRAMLKK
- a CDS encoding accessory factor UbiK family protein encodes the protein MFPPKAFLDAVGAQASRLFNGENPLPRAEIEAQLKGIVQSALSKLDVVSREEFDGQMVVLARTRARLEALEAKVAELEDKLTPPTTE
- a CDS encoding putative bifunctional diguanylate cyclase/phosphodiesterase, translating into MRLVLLADEPEWGERLHAALRALRSQHLLLITDDWPAATAHLADAGHVLLFTTPRHRPASGRFPGPTVLLLDEEPDEPPEGVADWLVSSQFSADVLRRSLRYARERCALNAALRRLAEQDPLTGIVNRQGFQLLLTGELAEHDGAGLALGLLDLDNFRRVNETLGHQAGDGLILQVVARLKAQLEVGDRIARLGGDEFGLLLDTGRHPGRAEQVADRVVEALAEPYWLNGESLMLGCSLGLAHAKADTDADQLLWLAQVAMRQAKAKQGCTWYLHNERVNRSASSLVDLEGELRRALRRDDLELHYQPRLCMETGRIVGLEALVRWPHASRGLLPPDEFIPMAEESGLIVPLGYWVISRALRDMQSLREKGSGELHMAVNLSFRQFQDSQLLITLQRLIEERGVDPRWLEFELTETAVMRRSEQVSGTMSALAELGVRFSLDDFGTGFSSFVHLSRLPISLLKIDKSFVDGVSAKADNSLVQAMISLAHDLGLEVVAEGVERAGQLKLLERYGANQVQGYLISKPLPLAELELFLAQGHEAQMSM
- a CDS encoding BCCT family transporter; translation: MEANTSSPPTLNPPVFYGSAVLILMLVIYSVAVPEQAQRIFSDVQAWIIANVSWLYILAVAVILLMVVLLALSRYGDIKLGPDHSEPDYSHLTWFSMLFSAGMGIGLMFFGVAEPVMHFLSPPVGEGGTAVAARDAMKITFFHWGLHAWAIYAIVAMILAYFSFRQGLPLTLRSALYPLIGERIHGPMGHAVDIFAIIGTVLGVATSLGLGVTQINTGLNHLYGLPVSIPVQIALIAGTTLLATISVVTGLDKGVRRLSELNLSLAVLLLLLVLIAGPTVFILQTFVQNTGNYFSQIVTATFNLYAYEPNDWIGGWTLFYWGWWLAWSPFVGLFIARISRGRTIREFVTGVLLVPTAFTLLWMTVFGDTAIHMILWDHVTSLGEAIERDSSLALFAFLEHFPFAALLSLIAIIMVVVFFVTSADSGALVVDMLASGGEGQTPVWQRVFWAGSMGAVAIALLLADGLTALQTATIASALPFTLVLLCAMWGLLKALRVDATKQGLRYQALNTTPTAPQSEGGWRRRVQNLTKYPRRRDVERFIRNVAAPACAAVADELRQQGYGVELTSGEDQRTGLQITHEGAPDFIYQIRPRGYPMPSFVVTEEGDDDERNYYRAEVHLKEGGQNYDVMGWSQEGVIGDILDQYEKHMHFLHMVR